Sequence from the Nocardiopsis sp. YSL2 genome:
ACTCCGAGCTGTTCTGGGCCGTGCGCGGCGGCGGGGGCAACTTCGGCATCGTCACCGAGTTCGAGTTCCGGCTCAACCCGGTCGGCCCCATCGTGCTGGCCGGTCCCGTGGTGTGGCGGATGGCCGACTCCGCCCGTCTCATGCGCTTCTACCGCGACTGGATCGACGAGGCACCCGACGACCTCACCACCGCGATCGTGCACCGCCGCGCCCCGGCGGTGGACTACCTTCCGGCCGAACTGTGGGGCGCCCCCGTCGTCATGGTCGTCTGCTGCTGGGCGGGTCCGATCGACGCGGGCGAGCGCTTCCTCGCCGCGCTGCGCCGGTTCGGGCCGCCCGTCCTCGACCTGTGCGCGCCCCAGCCCTTCACCCGGTTCCAGGCCATGTTCGACCCCTCCTTCCCCCACGGCCGCTGGTACTACTTCAAGTCCAGGGACGTCGACGTGCTCACCGACGAGGTGATCGACCTGACCGCGGACCGCGCGACCAGCTTCACCTCGCCGCTGACCGCCTTCCCGATCTTCCAGCGCGGCGGCGCGCTGGCCCGCGTCGGGGAGGAGGAGACCGCGTTCTCCGGGCGATCGTCGGGCCACACCTTCAACATCAACGCGACCTGCGCGACCGAGGAGGGCTTCGCGCAGGAGCGCGCCTGGGCCCGCGGCTTCTGGTCCGACCTGGCGCCCCACGAGTCCGGTGCCTACGTCAACTTCCTCATGGAGGAGGGGATCGAGCGCGTCCGCGCCGCCTACGGGCAGGCCAAGTACGACCGGCTCGCCGCGATCAAGCGCTCGGTCGATCCCGACAACGTGTTCCACCTCAACCAGAACATCCCGCCGGCCCCGGCCGGATGAGAACCGAGGGGACCGCCCGCTGACGCGGCGGCCCCACCCGGTCGTCCCGCGTCCGCGTGGCCGTCGCTCAACCGATCCGGGTCGTGGCTCCGTCCGCCCAGGTCACGACAGCGCCGTCGGTGCCGATCCCGACCCGCGGCCGCGGGCCCCGGCCGCTCCCGGGAGCGGCGGAGAGCCGGACCAGGCACGCCACCGCGCTC
This genomic interval carries:
- a CDS encoding FAD-binding oxidoreductase, which produces MNVAAHTNIAPTDLRSLRRTFHGRLLGPEDPGYEEGRRVWNGSIDRRPALIAYCTDTADVVEALRFATGLGMEVAVRSGGHSFPGQSLSEGGVVIDLSGMRGLRVDPDTRTARVQAGVLIGELDTATQLFGLAVPAGIVTHTGLAGLTLGGGIGWLMRKYGLTVDQLTAVEMVTAGGEVVRADATENSELFWAVRGGGGNFGIVTEFEFRLNPVGPIVLAGPVVWRMADSARLMRFYRDWIDEAPDDLTTAIVHRRAPAVDYLPAELWGAPVVMVVCCWAGPIDAGERFLAALRRFGPPVLDLCAPQPFTRFQAMFDPSFPHGRWYYFKSRDVDVLTDEVIDLTADRATSFTSPLTAFPIFQRGGALARVGEEETAFSGRSSGHTFNINATCATEEGFAQERAWARGFWSDLAPHESGAYVNFLMEEGIERVRAAYGQAKYDRLAAIKRSVDPDNVFHLNQNIPPAPAG